Proteins from a single region of Symphalangus syndactylus isolate Jambi chromosome 12, NHGRI_mSymSyn1-v2.1_pri, whole genome shotgun sequence:
- the CDKN2C gene encoding cyclin-dependent kinase 4 inhibitor C, producing the protein MAEPWGNELASAAARGDLEQLTSLLQNNVNVNAQNGFGRTALQVMKLGNPEIARRLLLRGANPNLKDRTGFAVIHDAARAGFLDTLQTLLEFQADVNIEDNEGNLPLHLAAKEGHLRVVEFLVKHTASNVGHRNHKGDTACDLARLYGKNEVVSLMQANGAGGATNLQ; encoded by the exons ATGGCCGAGCCTTGGGGGAACGAGTTGGCGTCCGCAGCTGCCAGGGGGGACCTAGAGCAACTTACTAGTTTGTTGCAAAATAATGTAAACGTCAATGCACAAAATGGATTTGGAAGGACTGCGCTGCAG GTTATGAAACTTGGAAATCCCGAGATTGCCAGGAGACTGCTACTTAGAGGTGCTAATCCCAATTTGAAAGACCGAACTGGTTTCGCTGTCATTCATGATGCGGCCAGAGCAGGTTTCCTGGACACTTTACAGACTTTGCTGGAGTTTCAAGCTGATGTTAACATCGAGGATAATGAAGGGAACCTGCCCTTGCACTTGGCTGCCAAAGAAGGCCACCTCCGGGTGGTGGAGTTCCTGGTGAAGCACACGGCCAGCAATGTGGGGCATCGGAACCATAAGGGGGACACCGCCTGTGATTTGGCCAGGCTCTATGGGAAGAACGAGGTTGTTAGCCTAATGCAGGCAAACGGGGCTGGGGGAGCCACAAATCTTCAATAA